Proteins encoded in a region of the Clostridium beijerinckii genome:
- a CDS encoding M18 family aminopeptidase, with translation MNNAQELLDFINKGKTAFQSTYEIKNILDKQGYTEIKEEDKWELKKGGKHYIIKNNSALIAFEIGNGDIEKDGFRLIGAHTDSPGFRIKPNPEMKVEGHYVKLNTEVYGGPILSTWFDRPLSIAGRVTLKGENPFSPRVELLDVNKPVLIIPNLAIHMNRSVNEGYEYNKQKDTLPMLTIVEDKLEKDNYLINLIAETLKVDSSDILDFDLFLYEYAEGMLIGLNDEFISCGRLDDLWMVFAGLKALISSNEIKATKVLVALDNEEIGSLTSQGANSSILENILERITLGLEKDRESFKRALSNSIMISADLAHAIHPNYVEKCDPTNKPMLGKGPVLKIAAGGSYSTDSYASAVFKGICEKAEVPCQVFVNRSDLRGGTTIGPITASKLNIPVIDMGAPLLSMHSIRELATVKDNEYTIKAFTEFFK, from the coding sequence ATGAATAATGCGCAAGAATTATTAGATTTTATAAATAAGGGTAAGACGGCTTTTCAAAGTACTTATGAAATTAAAAATATCTTAGATAAGCAAGGTTATACAGAAATTAAAGAAGAAGATAAATGGGAGTTAAAAAAAGGTGGTAAACACTATATTATAAAAAATAACTCTGCATTAATTGCCTTTGAAATAGGAAATGGTGACATTGAAAAAGATGGGTTCAGATTAATAGGAGCACATACTGATTCACCTGGATTTAGAATAAAGCCAAATCCAGAAATGAAAGTTGAAGGACATTATGTTAAATTAAATACTGAAGTATATGGAGGTCCAATACTAAGTACTTGGTTTGATAGACCTTTAAGCATAGCAGGAAGAGTAACTTTAAAGGGAGAAAATCCATTCAGTCCAAGAGTTGAATTATTGGATGTAAATAAGCCAGTTTTAATTATTCCTAACTTAGCAATACATATGAATAGAAGCGTGAATGAAGGTTATGAATATAATAAGCAAAAAGATACTTTACCAATGCTTACAATAGTTGAAGATAAGTTAGAAAAGGATAACTATTTAATTAATTTAATAGCAGAAACTTTAAAGGTAGATTCTAGCGATATATTAGATTTCGATTTGTTTTTATATGAGTATGCAGAAGGTATGCTAATTGGATTAAATGATGAGTTTATATCATGTGGAAGACTAGATGATTTATGGATGGTATTTGCAGGATTAAAAGCTTTAATAAGCAGCAATGAAATTAAAGCAACGAAGGTATTAGTAGCTTTAGATAATGAGGAAATAGGAAGCTTGACATCTCAAGGTGCAAATTCATCAATTTTAGAAAATATTTTAGAGAGAATAACTTTAGGTCTTGAAAAAGATAGAGAAAGTTTCAAGAGAGCATTAAGCAATTCAATCATGATTTCAGCAGACTTAGCTCATGCAATACATCCAAACTATGTTGAAAAATGTGATCCTACAAATAAGCCTATGCTTGGAAAGGGACCTGTACTTAAAATTGCAGCAGGTGGAAGTTATTCAACTGATAGTTATGCAAGTGCTGTCTTCAAAGGAATCTGTGAAAAAGCTGAAGTTCCATGCCAAGTATTTGTAAATAGATCGGATTTAAGAGGGGGAACAACTATTGGACCTATTACTGCATCAAAATTAAATATACCAGTAATAGATATGGGT